The following proteins are encoded in a genomic region of bacterium:
- a CDS encoding glycosyltransferase, giving the protein MVCQTIGPNLRVETANSLACSRGQSHESAHDARVPSKRSHDAWTGSSRPHISVIIPTFNRLAKLKNALASLQSQMCPPESFDITVVDDGSTDETLEWLKEAAGELGNLRVLSQKHAGPAAARNRAACEACGEILLFMGDDVIASERLLETHLKTYERMGANIAVQGSVRLAPSVPTTRFVRYLDKRSAAQFQLSAAAPGDALPFFGLYTCNCSIPKKLVEECGGFPQDVVYYDDTFLGWMLDRKGIPIIYEPLAEALHDHAQTLEEFLLRQRQAGKDAAILAARRRELRKPLRVDQAVLFEGAVWEIAKKLVKMLLFNRWTVRILMKMSESRILPFAISCIIFSGLIGYEHKMAARGQKSRA; this is encoded by the coding sequence ATGGTATGTCAAACGATCGGTCCAAACTTGAGAGTCGAGACCGCAAACTCACTGGCTTGCAGTCGAGGGCAATCTCACGAATCCGCGCATGATGCGCGGGTTCCCAGCAAGAGGTCCCATGATGCCTGGACAGGCTCTAGCCGCCCGCACATTTCCGTCATAATCCCCACCTTCAACCGCCTGGCCAAGCTCAAGAACGCATTGGCATCTCTGCAAAGTCAGATGTGCCCGCCCGAATCGTTCGACATAACAGTAGTTGACGATGGTTCAACAGATGAAACGCTAGAATGGCTGAAAGAAGCGGCCGGGGAGCTTGGCAACCTGCGTGTTCTCAGCCAAAAGCACGCAGGCCCTGCCGCCGCCCGTAACCGCGCGGCCTGCGAGGCTTGCGGAGAGATACTCCTGTTCATGGGCGACGACGTAATCGCGTCAGAACGCCTCTTGGAGACGCACCTAAAAACATACGAGAGAATGGGGGCCAACATCGCAGTCCAGGGCAGTGTTCGTCTCGCACCGTCCGTTCCAACAACGCGCTTTGTTCGCTACCTGGACAAGAGAAGCGCAGCCCAGTTCCAACTGAGCGCCGCCGCGCCCGGCGACGCTCTCCCGTTCTTTGGCCTTTACACGTGCAACTGCTCCATTCCAAAGAAGTTGGTCGAGGAGTGCGGCGGATTCCCCCAAGATGTGGTCTATTATGATGACACATTTTTGGGCTGGATGCTGGACAGAAAGGGGATTCCTATCATATATGAGCCACTGGCCGAGGCGCTCCACGATCACGCTCAGACGCTCGAGGAGTTCCTTCTGCGACAGCGGCAGGCCGGCAAGGACGCCGCCATTCTCGCAGCGCGGCGCCGCGAGCTCCGCAAACCGCTTCGGGTTGATCAAGCGGTCTTGTTTGAGGGCGCCGTTTGGGAAATAGCCAAGAAGCTGGTGAAGATGCTTCTCTTCAACCGCTGGACAGTCCGCATACTCATGAAGATGTCAGAATCCCGTATCCTGCCATTCGCAATCTCCTGCATCATATTCTCCGGACTGATCGGCTATGAGCACAAGATGGCGGCACGGGGACAGAAATCGCGAGCGTGA
- a CDS encoding SAM-dependent chlorinase/fluorinase yields the protein MKNPIITLTTDFGTRDNYAASMKAVMLNINPDVNIVDITHEIRRHDIMGACFIIANTYHYFANWTIHVVIVDPTVGSERRPLIASINGHHFIAPDNGVLSGLFQDPEDISVFAIDAEHYYLRPLSSTFHGRDIFAPIAAWLSKGIEIENFGEMIDDYVDLKLPAPIASEDGKLEGEVIHIDSFGNLITNVTRDRFEQMLEEAPEHTFQLEIGSLVLSELKRFYAECESGKPSLLFGSTSQLELSVKRKSASEMLGLKKGQKLTLTFS from the coding sequence ATGAAGAATCCTATTATTACACTCACGACGGATTTTGGCACGCGGGACAATTATGCTGCGTCCATGAAGGCAGTGATGCTTAACATAAATCCCGACGTGAATATCGTCGATATCACGCACGAGATAAGGCGGCACGACATAATGGGCGCCTGTTTCATCATCGCCAACACCTATCACTACTTCGCCAATTGGACTATCCACGTTGTCATCGTTGACCCCACTGTCGGAAGCGAGCGAAGACCGCTTATCGCCTCGATCAATGGCCATCACTTCATCGCACCTGACAACGGGGTGCTGTCGGGTCTCTTTCAGGACCCGGAGGACATAAGCGTCTTCGCCATCGACGCGGAGCACTACTACCTCCGGCCGCTCTCCTCAACCTTCCATGGGCGGGACATCTTCGCGCCGATCGCAGCCTGGTTGAGCAAGGGAATAGAGATAGAGAACTTCGGCGAGATGATCGATGACTACGTTGACCTCAAGCTGCCTGCCCCTATTGCCAGTGAAGATGGGAAGCTTGAGGGGGAGGTCATTCACATCGATTCATTCGGCAACCTCATCACGAACGTTACTCGGGACAGGTTCGAGCAGATGCTGGAGGAGGCCCCCGAACACACGTTCCAGCTCGAGATCGGCAGCCTTGTATTGTCCGAACTCAAGCGCTTCTACGCTGAATGCGAATCGGGCAAGCCCTCCCTTCTGTTCGGCAGCACTTCCCAGCTTGAGCTCTCGGTCAAGCGAAAGAGCGCAAGTGAGATGCTCGGCCTGAAGAAAGGGCAGAAGCTGACGCTTACCTTTTCGTAG
- a CDS encoding DUF2905 family protein yields the protein MGRFLIILGVAIVLLGVIVSVAPRLGIGHLPGDILIRRRNFALYIPIASSILISIILTLLLNIFGRR from the coding sequence TTGGGAAGATTTCTGATAATTTTGGGCGTTGCGATTGTTTTGCTTGGTGTAATCGTATCGGTGGCCCCGAGGTTGGGGATAGGCCACCTGCCGGGGGACATTTTGATCAGGCGCAGAAACTTTGCTCTTTACATACCCATCGCCTCAAGTATATTGATAAGCATCATTCTAACATTGCTTTTGAACATCTTTGGGCGGAGATGA
- a CDS encoding sulfatase, which yields MKAWGLSISLLAVGIAGMFGCQSESSAPGSGAIRHWNMVDSLENGRILSTATASDIMPFADVMTNNDSYLVANRMGMKKKVTIANEQRSAIFAPSQTSIECTVHVPFNAVLDFGYGISPDAWSRAGDGCQFDVLVERAGHEQMLFSHYIDPKMRKQDKRWFNARVDLSAFSGRDIALRFVTRGTYPIRPPFSRNADTRYDYALWSNPFIASRDECHESVNVILISIDTLRADHLSCLGYQRPTTPNLDKLAADSVVFEQAITAAPWTLPSHASLFTGLMPSQHGVQNFYQGLSDEALTLAEVMRENSFLTLGVASFEYLFPDYGLAQGFDEYYFHCPQRADEVVDEALAMLDRHYDKRFFMFLHFFDPHDPYNPPEPYDTMFCPSGEKECLRKEYKSPVKAFLGRRRRPTETDIQGSIALYDGEIRFVDDELSSFFDRLKELGLWQNTMIVVTSDHGEEFWDHRSLSHGFRLFEEQIRVPLIVKLPHLQNAGLRVKHQVGLIDVAPTILSEVGLGGAIAGPGRSLFAEPNTALPDDRFYVSETAAHGVMRLCLRSSVLKYITPNIYNYKGLNYRSPELLYDLRNDPHETENLIAVEPELTKSLREKAYRKLFDLSSPGWRILFSTPLQSKFSGEIRTEGRFKDIYSLSCLDEVLDHDDHQIEFTKSLSTYESLLSFRVEPPDMPLTIELKIDDNSGCLDRVRAGCGRPESSPFTLNPADAAVDLDALIAITNGRGRQEGVLIFCVPGQPSQKSSRSVGSVKIDARRREALKTLGYVR from the coding sequence ATGAAGGCTTGGGGCCTTTCGATATCGTTGCTTGCGGTTGGGATCGCAGGCATGTTCGGGTGCCAGAGCGAGAGCTCTGCGCCGGGCTCAGGGGCTATCAGGCACTGGAATATGGTTGATTCGCTGGAGAACGGGCGCATCCTCTCGACCGCCACCGCATCAGATATAATGCCTTTCGCTGACGTGATGACGAACAATGACTCCTATCTTGTAGCCAACAGGATGGGAATGAAAAAGAAGGTAACCATCGCCAATGAGCAGCGCAGTGCGATATTCGCCCCAAGCCAGACTTCAATAGAATGCACCGTGCACGTCCCCTTCAACGCCGTCCTGGATTTCGGATATGGCATCTCGCCCGACGCGTGGTCAAGGGCGGGGGACGGTTGCCAATTCGACGTCTTGGTCGAGCGCGCCGGCCACGAGCAGATGCTCTTCTCGCACTATATTGATCCCAAGATGCGCAAGCAGGACAAAAGGTGGTTCAACGCCAGGGTCGATCTATCGGCGTTTTCGGGCCGGGACATTGCACTCAGGTTCGTAACTCGCGGGACTTATCCCATTCGGCCTCCTTTCAGCCGTAATGCCGACACAAGATATGACTACGCGCTTTGGAGCAATCCGTTCATCGCAAGCCGCGACGAGTGCCACGAGAGCGTAAACGTCATTCTGATCAGCATCGACACACTGCGGGCAGATCACCTGTCCTGCCTCGGCTATCAGCGTCCCACCACGCCGAATCTCGACAAACTGGCGGCAGATTCGGTCGTCTTCGAGCAGGCAATTACTGCGGCGCCCTGGACGTTGCCCTCCCACGCCTCGCTTTTCACGGGGCTTATGCCGTCTCAGCACGGCGTGCAAAACTTCTACCAGGGCCTCTCGGACGAGGCGCTGACGCTTGCCGAGGTCATGCGCGAAAACTCCTTCCTGACGCTCGGCGTGGCGAGTTTTGAGTATCTGTTCCCCGACTATGGCCTTGCGCAGGGATTTGACGAGTATTACTTTCACTGCCCGCAGCGTGCCGACGAGGTGGTTGACGAGGCGCTTGCGATGCTGGACAGGCACTACGACAAGCGGTTCTTCATGTTTCTGCATTTTTTCGACCCGCACGATCCCTATAACCCGCCGGAGCCGTACGACACGATGTTCTGCCCCTCTGGAGAGAAGGAGTGCCTAAGAAAGGAATACAAAAGCCCAGTGAAGGCCTTCCTGGGCAGGCGGAGACGGCCCACCGAGACCGACATACAAGGCTCCATCGCGCTTTATGATGGCGAGATCAGGTTCGTTGATGACGAGCTCTCGTCATTCTTTGACAGGCTCAAGGAGCTCGGCCTGTGGCAGAACACAATGATCGTCGTAACGTCCGATCACGGTGAGGAGTTCTGGGACCACAGGTCGCTTTCTCACGGCTTCAGGCTGTTCGAGGAGCAGATTCGGGTGCCGCTCATCGTGAAGCTGCCGCACTTACAAAACGCTGGCCTGCGCGTCAAGCATCAGGTTGGGCTCATCGATGTGGCGCCGACCATCCTCTCTGAGGTTGGCCTCGGAGGCGCTATCGCTGGCCCCGGCAGGTCGCTCTTCGCCGAGCCGAATACTGCGCTCCCGGACGACCGTTTCTACGTGTCGGAGACCGCCGCGCACGGCGTCATGAGGCTTTGCCTGCGTTCGAGCGTCCTGAAGTACATCACGCCCAACATCTACAACTACAAGGGCTTGAACTACCGAAGCCCAGAGCTGCTCTACGACCTGCGAAACGACCCGCACGAGACGGAGAACCTCATCGCCGTCGAGCCAGAGCTCACGAAATCCCTCAGAGAAAAGGCATATCGAAAGCTGTTCGACCTATCATCGCCGGGCTGGCGGATTCTGTTCTCAACGCCGCTGCAATCGAAGTTCTCGGGCGAGATACGGACTGAGGGCCGCTTCAAGGACATCTACAGTCTTAGCTGTCTCGACGAGGTTCTCGACCATGACGATCATCAGATTGAATTCACCAAGAGCCTCAGCACTTACGAAAGCCTCCTTTCGTTTCGTGTAGAGCCGCCGGACATGCCGCTGACTATCGAGCTCAAGATCGATGACAACTCAGGCTGCCTCGACCGCGTCCGCGCCGGCTGCGGCCGCCCTGAATCTAGCCCCTTCACCCTCAATCCCGCTGACGCGGCCGTGGACCTCGATGCGTTGATCGCGATAACGAATGGCCGAGGCAGACAGGAGGGCGTGCTCATCTTCTGCGTCCCGGGCCAGCCAAGCCAGAAGTCCAGCCGCAGCGTGGGCTCCGTCAAGATCGATGCCAGAAGACGCGAGGCGCTCAAGACGTTAGGATATGTGAGGTAA
- a CDS encoding RnfABCDGE type electron transport complex subunit D, producing the protein MQQSDLADVLVVSSSPHIRAQESVSRIMWDVNLALLPAAIVGVYLFGPPALITIVLTVLSTVVSEAVLSRLFGKPMRLWDGSAVVTGLLLAFNLPPSVPWWLVVTGGFIAMLIGKHLYGGLGCNPFNPALVARVVLVVAWPSFMTRFPAPFGGRHGVDAVSTATPLDFLKQDVTMGLHLKNSANISLWDLFVGNIPGCIGEVSALALLLGAAYLLLRKVITWHIPVAYIGTVVLFSGIYWLIDPTSYASPAFHVFSGGLMLGALFMATDMVTTPVTARGMLIFGVGCGLLTMIIRFYGGYPEGVSFSILIMNGLTPLIDKFTKPRILGEVKR; encoded by the coding sequence ATGCAGCAGTCTGATCTCGCTGACGTTCTGGTCGTCTCCTCCTCGCCGCATATAAGGGCGCAAGAATCCGTTAGCAGGATAATGTGGGACGTCAACCTCGCGCTCTTGCCGGCCGCGATAGTGGGCGTCTATTTATTCGGGCCGCCGGCTCTTATTACAATCGTGTTGACTGTTCTCTCGACCGTTGTGTCCGAGGCCGTTTTATCGCGGCTCTTCGGGAAACCCATGAGGCTTTGGGACGGCAGCGCCGTGGTTACGGGCCTCTTGCTGGCGTTCAACCTCCCGCCCTCGGTGCCCTGGTGGTTGGTGGTCACGGGTGGTTTCATAGCGATGTTGATCGGAAAGCATCTCTATGGCGGATTGGGGTGCAACCCATTCAATCCAGCGCTCGTTGCCCGCGTCGTTCTTGTCGTCGCTTGGCCGTCATTTATGACGAGGTTTCCTGCCCCGTTCGGAGGCAGGCACGGTGTTGACGCGGTCTCTACTGCGACGCCGCTCGACTTTCTGAAGCAGGACGTAACAATGGGGCTTCACCTGAAGAACTCTGCCAACATCTCCCTGTGGGACCTTTTCGTCGGAAACATCCCCGGCTGCATCGGAGAGGTCTCAGCCCTTGCGCTGCTCCTGGGTGCGGCCTATCTGCTGCTCAGAAAGGTGATTACGTGGCATATCCCAGTGGCCTACATCGGAACGGTTGTTCTCTTCTCAGGCATATACTGGCTCATTGATCCCACAAGTTATGCAAGCCCAGCATTTCACGTCTTCTCCGGCGGCCTGATGCTCGGCGCATTGTTCATGGCAACCGACATGGTTACCACACCGGTCACCGCAAGGGGCATGCTCATCTTCGGCGTTGGTTGCGGTCTTCTAACAATGATCATAAGGTTCTATGGCGGGTATCCGGAGGGCGTCTCGTTCTCTATTCTGATTATGAATGGCCTGACGCCTCTAATAGACAAGTTCACGAAACCTAGGATTCTGGGGGAGGTGAAGAGATAG
- a CDS encoding RnfABCDGE type electron transport complex subunit G, whose protein sequence is MDSVPKMVAVLTLVCCAAALALSQVYNVTKQPIENAEKNEQLKAIKAVLPPYDNDPLKEVDKHKYEKVQYEFYVGKKADKTVGRAFKVQSDAGYGGAIVIMLGIAPDGKITGLYILKHSETPGLGAKIVEKGFLGQFVGKSLANSKVSVKKDGGDIDQITGATISPRAVCLAVRQGLVAHKAIYQKEKS, encoded by the coding sequence GTGGACAGCGTCCCTAAGATGGTTGCCGTCCTAACCCTTGTCTGCTGCGCCGCGGCGCTTGCTCTCTCGCAGGTCTATAACGTTACGAAGCAGCCGATTGAGAATGCCGAGAAGAATGAGCAGTTGAAGGCGATAAAGGCGGTGCTTCCTCCTTACGACAATGACCCGCTCAAGGAGGTTGATAAGCACAAGTATGAGAAGGTCCAATACGAGTTCTACGTGGGAAAGAAGGCCGACAAGACCGTGGGCAGAGCCTTCAAGGTCCAGTCCGACGCCGGATATGGAGGCGCTATCGTGATCATGCTGGGGATAGCCCCAGATGGCAAGATCACCGGGCTTTACATACTCAAGCACTCGGAGACGCCAGGGCTTGGCGCAAAGATCGTTGAGAAGGGTTTTTTGGGCCAGTTCGTTGGCAAGTCGCTCGCAAACTCAAAGGTATCCGTCAAGAAAGATGGCGGCGACATTGACCAGATCACGGGCGCCACGATCTCACCCAGGGCAGTCTGCCTCGCCGTTCGGCAGGGGCTTGTGGCTCACAAAGCGATTTACCAGAAGGAGAAGAGCTGA
- a CDS encoding electron transport complex subunit E, which translates to MRALDEFTKGFWESNPLLKLVLGMCPTLAVTTSAENGVAMGLAATFVLVCSNVLISALRKIIPRKVRIPCFIVVIASFVTIVDLVMHAFFIDLYRSLGLFIPLIVVNCIILGRAEAFASRNTVGYSFLDGLGMGLGFTVTLIVLGTIRELIGNGTVFGLAVMGASYQKFLIMILPPGAFITLGLLLGLMNKIEISRK; encoded by the coding sequence TTGAGAGCGTTGGATGAGTTTACAAAAGGGTTCTGGGAGAGTAACCCGCTCCTGAAGTTGGTGCTCGGAATGTGTCCAACCCTTGCCGTAACGACATCAGCGGAGAACGGTGTCGCCATGGGTCTTGCGGCAACTTTCGTCCTAGTCTGCTCTAACGTCCTGATCTCCGCACTCCGGAAGATCATACCCAGAAAGGTCAGAATCCCCTGCTTCATCGTTGTCATCGCATCGTTTGTCACGATCGTCGATCTCGTCATGCACGCCTTTTTCATCGACCTTTACAGGAGCCTGGGTCTTTTTATCCCTCTGATCGTGGTCAACTGCATCATCCTGGGCCGGGCAGAGGCGTTCGCATCCCGCAATACAGTCGGTTACTCTTTTCTCGATGGCCTCGGCATGGGGCTCGGGTTCACGGTTACGCTGATCGTTTTGGGAACAATCCGCGAGCTCATTGGCAATGGGACCGTCTTCGGGCTCGCCGTGATGGGCGCAAGCTATCAGAAGTTTCTCATTATGATACTCCCTCCCGGCGCCTTCATAACGCTAGGGCTCTTGCTGGGCTTGATGAATAAGATCGAAATTAGCAGAAAATAG
- the rsxA gene encoding electron transport complex subunit RsxA produces MTHILLLIISAIFVNNFVLARFLGICPYLGVSKRLEAAVGMGAAVVFVMTMASIVAWVIQYYLLVPLDLEYLQIITFILVIAALVQLVEMFIQKTSQPLYKALGIYLPLITTNCAVLGVCILIIQKKYSLIETLFYGFASSVGFALALVIFAGIRERIELMDVPEALKGVSIGLITAGILSLAFMGFSGLVKE; encoded by the coding sequence ATGACCCACATACTACTTCTGATCATTAGCGCCATATTCGTAAACAACTTTGTCCTCGCAAGATTCCTCGGAATCTGCCCATACCTCGGCGTCTCCAAACGGCTCGAAGCCGCTGTCGGGATGGGTGCGGCAGTCGTATTCGTTATGACGATGGCCTCGATCGTCGCATGGGTTATCCAATACTACCTGCTTGTCCCGCTGGACCTCGAATACCTTCAGATCATCACGTTCATCCTCGTCATCGCTGCCCTTGTGCAACTGGTCGAGATGTTCATCCAAAAAACCAGCCAGCCGCTCTACAAGGCCCTCGGCATCTACCTACCGCTGATAACAACCAACTGCGCTGTCCTCGGCGTGTGCATCCTCATTATCCAGAAGAAATACTCGCTCATCGAAACTCTCTTCTACGGATTCGCCTCATCGGTTGGCTTTGCTCTGGCGCTAGTCATCTTTGCTGGCATCAGGGAGCGCATCGAGCTGATGGACGTCCCTGAAGCCTTGAAGGGGGTCTCGATAGGCCTCATCACTGCCGGCATCCTCTCTCTTGCCTTCATGGGGTTCTCCGGCCTCGTCAAGGAATAG
- a CDS encoding radical SAM protein, which translates to MAEVVLVEPIFGHWDALRTRPTPPLGLLAAARFVAREFETVLIDQRTDEHWRDSLLRELNSSPLCVGIHSLTGNQIKHALEIASFVREHSDVPLVWGGAHTTLLPEQSLGDPCVDIIVESEGEETFLALVRTLKSGGDLGQVRGLWFVRDGKPHYTGPRQFVEMDTLPEMPYSLVDFTDYLPLEFEKPTFYVESSRGCPNNCSFCYNKAFHKRTWRAFSADVFVERMLNAAERFNVEHFYIVDENYSVDIGRVKSISEALVGAGITWTTTGGHIPEASTLSDADFKLLERSGCRRLYFGVESGSERILKRVGKKLKMQQLFDVNRRLAKVDIIPRYSFITGLPYERGADLRKTVELIMRVMRENPKATITALASYIPYPGSDLYEDSLRYGFEEPGTLAEWGELKMERGNMPWLSRHDRRVLQSLYFVSFFIDSKAKDFVCTRLLSILASLYRPIARFRMKHFFFGLMPEMRMSQTYSDRAN; encoded by the coding sequence ATGGCTGAAGTTGTTTTGGTGGAGCCGATATTCGGGCACTGGGATGCGTTGAGGACGAGGCCGACTCCGCCGCTGGGACTCCTTGCCGCCGCTCGTTTTGTGGCGCGGGAGTTCGAGACGGTGCTCATCGACCAGAGAACGGATGAGCACTGGCGGGACAGTCTGCTTCGGGAGCTGAACTCGTCGCCGCTCTGCGTCGGCATCCACAGCCTGACAGGCAACCAGATCAAACACGCGCTCGAGATCGCCTCATTTGTGCGAGAGCATTCAGACGTGCCGCTCGTCTGGGGCGGTGCACACACGACTCTGCTCCCTGAGCAGTCGCTGGGCGACCCCTGCGTTGACATCATCGTCGAGAGCGAGGGCGAGGAGACCTTCTTAGCGCTGGTGCGGACGCTCAAATCGGGCGGAGACCTTGGGCAAGTGCGTGGGCTATGGTTTGTGCGCGATGGCAAGCCACACTACACCGGCCCGCGCCAATTTGTTGAGATGGACACATTGCCTGAGATGCCATACAGCCTGGTGGATTTCACTGACTATTTGCCGCTGGAATTCGAGAAGCCGACATTCTACGTCGAGAGCTCCCGCGGCTGCCCCAACAACTGCTCGTTCTGCTACAACAAAGCCTTCCACAAGCGCACGTGGCGCGCTTTCTCGGCGGACGTTTTCGTCGAGCGAATGCTCAACGCCGCCGAGAGGTTCAACGTGGAACATTTCTATATTGTCGATGAGAACTACTCCGTTGACATTGGGCGAGTGAAGAGCATCTCCGAGGCGCTTGTCGGTGCGGGCATCACTTGGACCACGACGGGCGGGCACATCCCAGAGGCCTCAACGCTGAGCGACGCGGACTTCAAGCTCTTGGAGAGAAGCGGGTGCAGGAGGCTTTATTTCGGGGTCGAGTCGGGCTCGGAGCGCATCCTCAAACGCGTTGGCAAGAAGCTGAAGATGCAGCAGCTTTTCGACGTGAACCGGCGCCTCGCCAAAGTCGATATAATCCCACGATACAGTTTCATAACGGGGTTGCCATACGAGCGGGGTGCGGACCTAAGAAAGACTGTGGAGCTGATCATGCGTGTCATGCGGGAGAACCCAAAGGCAACGATCACAGCACTCGCGAGTTATATTCCATATCCGGGCTCCGATCTCTATGAGGATTCTTTGCGTTATGGATTCGAGGAGCCAGGCACGCTTGCCGAGTGGGGCGAGCTGAAGATGGAGCGAGGGAACATGCCTTGGCTCTCGAGGCACGACAGGAGAGTGCTTCAGAGCTTATACTTTGTCTCATTCTTCATCGATTCGAAGGCGAAAGATTTTGTGTGCACCAGGTTGCTGTCGATTTTGGCGTCGCTTTACAGGCCGATAGCGCGGTTTCGGATGAAGCATTTCTTCTTTGGGCTCATGCCAGAGATG